AGCTGGCGGCGAAGGTCGACGAATGGGTGACGGATGCCGCGGCCTACGTGGTGCGCAACTACCGCCACGAGATCGCCGGGGTCATCACCGAGACCGTCGAGCGGTGGGACCCGAAGGAGACCACTGAGAAGCTCGAGCTGCAGGTCGGTCGCGACCTGCAGTTCATCCGCATCAACGGCACGGTCGTGGGCGCGCTGGCGGGGCTCGCGATCTACACGGTGGCCACCGGCATCCGCTCGCTCATGTGACGCCGATGCGGCAAGGGGTGTCGGCGAGGGCCCTCCTTCGGCAGACTGGGCAGATGCACGAGCGAGCGGGAACCCCGGCGACCGAATCCGACCTGATCGACGTCGAGGCCCTCGTGAGGGCCTACTACGAGCGGAAACCCGACGTCTCGATCGCCGAGCAGCGGGTGGCGTTCGGCACCTCGGGCCACCGGGGCTCGGCGTTCAACACGGCATTCAATGAGGACCACATCCTCGCCATCACCCAGGCCATCGTCGAGTACCGCGCGTCGCAGGGCATCACGGGCCCGCTGTTCATCGGCGCCGACACGCACGCGCTGAGCGCACCCGCGCAGACCACCGCGCTCGACGTGCTCGTCGCCAACGGCGTGCGCGTGCTCGCCGACGAGTTCGACGACTACGTGCCTACCCCGGCGCTGTCGCACGCGATCCTGAAGTGGAACAACGACCCGGCGAAGCGCGCCGAGGGCGAGGCCGACGGCATCGTGATCACCCCGAGCCACAACCCGCCGCAGGACGGCGGCTTCAAGTACAACCCGCCGCACGGCGGCCCGGCCGACTCCGACGCCACCAACTGGATCGCGAACCGGGCGAACGAACTCATCGCCGGCGGCCTCGCCGAGGTGAACCAGGCGGAGCCGAGCGGCGTCGAGACCTACGACTTCCGCGGCAACTACGTCGACGACCTCGCGAACATCATCGACTTCGACGCCATCCGCGAGGCCGGCCTGCACATCGGCGCCGACCCGCTGGGCGGGGCATCCGTGCACTACTGGGCCGCCATCCGCGACCGGTACGAGCTCGACCTCACGGTCGTCAACGAGCGCGTGGACCCCAGGTGGGCGTTCATGACGCTCGACTGGGACGGCAAGATCCGCATGGACCCCTCGTCGCCGAGCGCCATGGCGTCGGTGCTCGAGCACGGCGGCAGCTTCGACATCCTCACGGGCAACGACGCCGACGCCGACCGGCACGGCATCGTCACGCCCGACGGCGGCCTCATGAACCCCAACCACTACCTCGCGGTCGCGATCGAGTACCTCTTCGCGCACCGCCCGAACTGGCGGGCGGATGCCGCGATCGGCAAGACGCTCGTCTCGAGCTCGATGATCGACCGGGTCGCCGAGTCCCTCGGCCGACGCCTCTGGGAGGTGCCGGTCGGATTCAAGTGGTTCGTGCCCGGCCTCGTCGACGGCTCGGTGGGCTTCGGCGGCGAGGAGAGCGCCGGCGCCTCGTTCCTGCGGTTCGACGGCACGGTCTGGACGACCGACAAGGACGGCATCCTGCTGTGCCTGCTCGCGTCCGAGATCCGCGCCGTCACGGGCAAGTCGCCCTCGCAGCTGTACGCGGAGCTCGTCGAGCGGTTCGGCGACCCCGCCTACCAGCGCACGGATGCCGCGGCCTCCCCCGCCCAGAAGGCCGCCCTCGGCAAGCTCGACGGCGACGCGATCGCCGCCACCGAACTGGCGGGCGAGCCCATCACGGCGAAGCTCTCCCGCGCACCCGGCAACGACGCGGCGATCGGCGGCGTGAAGGTGGCGACGGCCGACGCCTGGTTCGCCGCACGGCCGAGCGGGACCGAGGACGTGTACAAGATCTACGCCGAGTCCTTCCGTGGGCCGGAGCACCTCGCGCTCGTGCAGGAGGAGGCGAAGCGCGTCGTCACGGAGGCGCTGACTTCCGCGGGCTGACCCCCTTCCGCAGGCCGCTGCCCGAGTGCAACCCCCCTTCGCGGGATTCGGGAGAACGCGGCCGATGATGCGAGGATCGCCCATGCGCGGCATCCGCCCGCTGCTCGATCAGCGCCGACCCCGAGTCCCATCCGACCACGAGGAGCTGCGATGGAAGCCTGGCCCGGATCCGCCTACCCGCTCGGCGCGACGTTCGACGGCAGCGGCACGAACTTCGCCCTGTTCAGCGAGTCAGCCGACCGCGTCGAGCTGTGCCTGTTCGACGAGGACGGCACCGAGACGCGCGTCGAGCTGCAGGACGTCGACGCGTTCGTCTGGCACGCCTACCTGCCGCACGTGCAGCCCGGGCAGCGGTACGGCTACCGCGTGCACGGCCACTGGGACCCGAACAACGGACAGCGCGCGAACCCGAACAAGGTGCTGCTCGATCCGTACGCCAAGGCGATGGCGGGCGCGTTCGACTGGGACCAGTCGCTCTTCGGGTACGACTTCGGCGACCCCGACTCGCGCAACGACGACGACTCCGCCGGCCACGTCATGCACTCGGTCGTGATCAACCCGTTCTTCGACTGGGCGGGCGACCGGCACCCCAACACCCCCTACTCCGAGACGCTGATCTACGAGGCGCACGTCAAGGGGCTCACGCAGCTGCATCCGGATGTCCCGGAGGACCAGCGCGGCACGTACGCCGGCGTCGCCCACCCCGCCGTGATCGACCACCTGCGCAAGCTCGGTGTCACGGCGATCGAGCTCATGCCCGTGCACCAGTTCGTGCAGGACTCGACGCTCGAGGAGAAGGGCCTGCGCAACTACTGGGGCTACAACACCATCGGGTTCTTCGCGCCGCACAACGAGTACTCGTCGACGGGCGAGCTCGGCCAGCAGGCGCAGGAGTTCAAGAGCATGGTGCGCGCCATGCACGAGGC
This DNA window, taken from Agromyces sp. 3263, encodes the following:
- the pgm gene encoding phosphoglucomutase (alpha-D-glucose-1,6-bisphosphate-dependent), translated to MHERAGTPATESDLIDVEALVRAYYERKPDVSIAEQRVAFGTSGHRGSAFNTAFNEDHILAITQAIVEYRASQGITGPLFIGADTHALSAPAQTTALDVLVANGVRVLADEFDDYVPTPALSHAILKWNNDPAKRAEGEADGIVITPSHNPPQDGGFKYNPPHGGPADSDATNWIANRANELIAGGLAEVNQAEPSGVETYDFRGNYVDDLANIIDFDAIREAGLHIGADPLGGASVHYWAAIRDRYELDLTVVNERVDPRWAFMTLDWDGKIRMDPSSPSAMASVLEHGGSFDILTGNDADADRHGIVTPDGGLMNPNHYLAVAIEYLFAHRPNWRADAAIGKTLVSSSMIDRVAESLGRRLWEVPVGFKWFVPGLVDGSVGFGGEESAGASFLRFDGTVWTTDKDGILLCLLASEIRAVTGKSPSQLYAELVERFGDPAYQRTDAAASPAQKAALGKLDGDAIAATELAGEPITAKLSRAPGNDAAIGGVKVATADAWFAARPSGTEDVYKIYAESFRGPEHLALVQEEAKRVVTEALTSAG